In Phycisphaerae bacterium, a single genomic region encodes these proteins:
- a CDS encoding DEAD/DEAH box helicase, whose protein sequence is MLVTDEALLAVDNHWAVLAVGESGRDRGLEVAKARLVRTAMGKQMALVFKDRKTDTDLLERLSMAYEVAATEGIEALLHPGTDSESRVLQSRAYAGAWRAFEIRRLLPIPSKDEERLFHVLHVSALAYCGDRWSDLRRWLAENEDHVGVPTVAGISWDRRILYRLFDCWVRLLRKRSWDDLDRVREIIAGLREDQREHEAAVLSNGNRHQDRAMAMRLVAMYHWAKATELLATYMLQGTPTSVKEPLDRHFESAIDAAPGSQDAPFEVLLRWLHVTARRMVAGSVWWVTGAVNSRVTQFIESITKSGQPMFELLPPQRAALQEQGLLDQAHRAIVVELPTSGGKTLLAEFRMLQALNQFDQDRGWVAYVAPTRALVSQITRRLRRDLEPFGIVVEQLTGAIEIDAFEDAMLTSDEPANSFQVLVSTPEKLQLVMRNAKVQRPLALLVMDEAHNIEDEERGLRIELLLATIRRECARANFLLLTPMVPNAEDLAKWLGADAGKAISIGTSAWRPNDRIVGLFHATQDDSQRAGWRLIFKTLVTSPKTLHLRGNHRVDGVKPLTIPWSGARSSLSVQAGAMAKVFSERGTSIAIANRIDHVWSMARRVAKDCSPFDRVPQQIGLVQRFLQTEISQEFELINMLERGVAVHHAGLSDEVRSLIEWLAEEGMLRVLCATTTIAQGINFPVSSVFLSSHKYPYGREMSSREFWNLAGRAGRIGQDSVGVVGLASGDNEAGLTRYVKQVTGNLVSRLVQLLDDVQRQGQLENLTQVLAQDQWRDFRCYVAHLYREEQDINAVLSKTDGLLRSTYGYGCLRATRTAADSAKADALLSATRGYVQELTRHPENATLADSTGFAPEGVRAAMLELADLEQSLTPADWEPSSLFGSLRQSSLPNLIGVMLKVGELRGSLEKITSSGMTSKRIAALTSDWVNGKSLQKIAETYFQAETQDITTAISNACRAVYRTLCNSGPWGLSALSKMPTSGLDFESLPEDVQQRINTLPSMVYHGVRTEPAVLLRMNAVPRSVAEPLGQRYQSTAGDRQITVKSARDFLKSLDDADWGSAAPSGATMSGSDYREVWKQLSGETAR, encoded by the coding sequence ATGCTGGTAACTGATGAAGCTCTCCTGGCCGTCGACAACCACTGGGCAGTGCTCGCCGTTGGCGAGAGCGGTCGAGACCGCGGCCTGGAAGTCGCCAAGGCTCGTCTTGTCCGGACTGCCATGGGCAAGCAGATGGCGCTGGTCTTCAAGGACAGGAAGACAGACACCGACTTGCTTGAGCGTCTCTCGATGGCCTATGAAGTTGCTGCAACCGAGGGCATCGAAGCGCTCCTGCATCCGGGTACCGATAGTGAGAGCCGGGTGTTGCAGAGTCGTGCCTATGCTGGTGCGTGGCGAGCGTTCGAGATTCGACGTCTCTTGCCCATCCCTTCAAAGGACGAAGAGCGGTTGTTTCACGTGCTCCACGTATCTGCTCTGGCTTACTGCGGGGACCGGTGGTCAGACCTGCGGCGTTGGCTTGCCGAGAACGAAGATCACGTCGGCGTGCCAACGGTCGCCGGTATCTCGTGGGACCGGCGGATTCTCTACCGCCTATTCGACTGCTGGGTTCGCTTATTGCGAAAACGCAGTTGGGACGACCTTGATCGAGTTCGCGAGATCATTGCCGGACTACGCGAAGATCAACGTGAACACGAGGCCGCGGTGCTCTCGAATGGGAACAGGCATCAGGACCGGGCGATGGCGATGCGCCTGGTGGCGATGTACCACTGGGCCAAGGCGACGGAGCTGTTGGCAACGTACATGCTTCAGGGCACGCCAACCTCGGTGAAGGAACCGCTGGACCGGCACTTTGAATCTGCCATAGATGCCGCGCCAGGCTCACAAGATGCTCCATTCGAAGTCCTTCTGCGGTGGCTGCATGTGACCGCGCGGCGGATGGTCGCCGGGTCGGTGTGGTGGGTCACCGGCGCGGTTAACTCGCGTGTCACACAGTTTATCGAGAGCATAACGAAGAGCGGGCAGCCGATGTTCGAGCTGCTGCCTCCACAACGGGCAGCCCTGCAAGAACAAGGACTGTTGGACCAGGCTCATCGCGCGATCGTTGTCGAGTTGCCGACGTCGGGCGGCAAAACGCTGCTTGCCGAATTCCGCATGCTGCAGGCGTTGAACCAATTCGACCAAGATCGTGGCTGGGTCGCGTATGTAGCCCCAACCCGCGCCCTTGTGTCTCAGATCACGCGACGGCTACGTCGAGATCTGGAACCGTTCGGCATCGTTGTGGAGCAGCTGACCGGGGCGATCGAGATTGATGCGTTCGAAGACGCCATGCTGACGTCTGACGAACCGGCAAACTCGTTTCAGGTGCTCGTTAGTACGCCGGAAAAGCTGCAACTCGTTATGAGGAACGCGAAGGTCCAGCGGCCGTTGGCGCTGCTCGTCATGGACGAAGCCCACAACATCGAGGACGAAGAACGGGGGTTGCGCATCGAGTTGCTGCTAGCCACTATCCGTCGCGAATGTGCTCGCGCCAACTTCCTGCTGCTGACACCTATGGTTCCGAATGCCGAGGATCTGGCGAAGTGGCTGGGTGCTGACGCCGGCAAGGCGATCAGCATCGGCACGAGTGCCTGGAGGCCAAACGATCGAATCGTCGGGCTGTTCCATGCGACTCAAGATGACAGCCAGCGCGCTGGCTGGCGCCTGATATTCAAGACTCTGGTAACGTCACCAAAGACGCTCCACCTGAGGGGAAATCACCGTGTCGATGGAGTGAAGCCACTGACCATCCCTTGGAGTGGAGCGAGAAGCTCCCTGTCAGTTCAAGCCGGTGCCATGGCGAAGGTCTTCTCGGAACGGGGCACCAGCATTGCCATCGCCAATCGAATCGACCATGTCTGGTCGATGGCGCGTCGAGTTGCGAAAGACTGCTCGCCGTTCGACCGGGTGCCGCAGCAAATCGGCCTCGTCCAGCGGTTTCTTCAGACGGAGATCAGTCAGGAATTCGAGCTGATCAACATGCTTGAGCGTGGCGTGGCGGTACACCATGCTGGACTATCGGATGAAGTTCGTTCGTTGATTGAATGGCTCGCCGAAGAAGGCATGCTTCGTGTCTTGTGCGCCACGACAACCATCGCCCAGGGGATCAACTTCCCTGTATCGTCCGTTTTTCTGTCGTCTCACAAGTATCCATACGGGAGAGAGATGAGCTCCCGCGAATTCTGGAACCTCGCTGGCCGCGCCGGACGAATCGGGCAGGACTCCGTCGGCGTTGTCGGTCTGGCAAGTGGCGACAACGAGGCAGGCTTGACGCGATACGTGAAACAAGTGACAGGTAACCTCGTTTCGCGGTTGGTGCAACTGCTGGACGATGTTCAAAGACAGGGGCAGCTTGAGAATCTCACGCAGGTCCTTGCCCAAGATCAGTGGCGGGATTTTCGGTGCTATGTCGCTCATCTGTATCGCGAGGAGCAGGACATCAATGCTGTACTGTCGAAAACCGATGGCCTACTTCGCAGCACGTATGGGTACGGCTGCTTGCGAGCGACGCGAACGGCCGCGGATTCTGCAAAGGCGGACGCGCTGCTCAGCGCAACGCGAGGGTACGTGCAGGAATTGACCCGGCATCCGGAGAACGCGACGCTCGCAGACTCGACGGGGTTTGCCCCCGAAGGCGTCCGTGCTGCGATGTTGGAGCTAGCTGATCTCGAGCAGAGTCTCACGCCAGCCGACTGGGAGCCGTCGAGTCTTTTCGGCTCGCTAAGGCAATCGTCATTGCCCAACCTGATCGGTGTGATGCTCAAGGTTGGAGAACTGCGCGGCTCACTGGAGAAGATCACCAGCAGCGGGATGACCAGCAAGCGTATTGCCGCATTAACTTCGGACTGGGTAAACGGGAAATCCCTGCAGAAGATCGCGGAGACGTATTTCCAGGCTGAGACGCAAGATATCACAACGGCAATCTCGAACGCCTGCAGGGCGGTCTACCGGACGCTCTGCAACTCTGGTCCATGGGGTCTGTCGGCACTCAGCAAGATGCCCACGTCCGGCTTGGATTTCGAGAGCCTGCCAGAGGATGTCCAGCAACGAATCAACACATTGCCATCGATGGTCTACCATGGCGTGCGAACCGAGCCGGCTGTGCTGCTCAGAATGAACGCTGTCCCGCGGTCCGTCGCCGAGCCGCTTGGACAACGGTATCAATCCACCGCTGGCGACCGACAGATAACAGTCAAGTCAGCCAGGGACTTCCTGAAGTCGCTTGATGATGCAGACTGGGGGTCAGCAGCTCCCTCAGGTGCGACGATGTCAGGCTCCGACTATCGGGAAGTCTGGAAACAGCTGTCCGGAGAAACTGCACGGTGA